A single region of the Streptomyces sp. NBC_00236 genome encodes:
- the gdhA gene encoding NADP-specific glutamate dehydrogenase gives MTATPDSATPPAAHRVIEPLYAEILRRNQGEKEFHQAVREVLETLGPVLVQRPEFVDARIIERICEPERQLIFRVPWSDDSGDIHVNRGFRVEFSSSLGPYKGGLRFHPSVNLGIVKFLGFEQIFKNALTGMPIGGGKGGSDFDPKGRSDAEIMRFCQSFMTELHRHLGEYTDVPAGDIGVGGREIGYLFGQYKRITNRYESGVLTGKGLGWGGALVRTEATGYGCVMFTAEMLRSRGESLDGQRIAVSGSGNVAIYAIEKAQQLGATVVTCSDSDGYVVDEKGIDLALLKEIKEAGRGRVSEYAERRPEAVFVPGTGVWNVPCDVALPCATQNELHEADALALVRNGVKAVAEGANMPTTPEAVRVFQEAGVAFAPGKAANAGGVATSALEMQQNASRDSWTFAHTEERLAEIMRHIHDSCYATAERYGSPGNYVVGANIAGFELVADAMLAQGLI, from the coding sequence ATGACGGCCACCCCTGACTCCGCAACGCCGCCCGCCGCCCACCGCGTCATCGAGCCGCTGTACGCGGAGATCCTCCGCCGCAACCAGGGCGAGAAGGAGTTCCACCAGGCCGTACGGGAGGTCCTGGAGACGCTCGGCCCGGTGCTGGTCCAGCGGCCGGAGTTCGTGGACGCCCGGATCATCGAGCGCATATGCGAGCCGGAGCGCCAGCTCATCTTCCGGGTGCCGTGGTCGGACGACTCCGGCGACATCCACGTCAACCGCGGATTCCGGGTCGAGTTCTCCAGCTCGCTGGGCCCGTACAAGGGCGGGCTGCGCTTCCACCCCTCGGTCAACCTCGGCATCGTGAAGTTCCTCGGCTTCGAGCAGATCTTCAAGAACGCCCTGACCGGCATGCCCATCGGCGGCGGCAAGGGCGGCTCCGACTTCGACCCGAAGGGCCGCTCGGACGCCGAGATCATGCGGTTCTGCCAGTCGTTCATGACGGAGCTGCACCGCCACCTCGGCGAGTACACCGACGTCCCCGCCGGTGACATCGGTGTGGGCGGCCGCGAGATCGGCTATCTCTTCGGCCAGTACAAGCGGATCACCAACCGCTACGAGTCCGGCGTCCTCACCGGAAAGGGCCTCGGCTGGGGCGGCGCCCTGGTGCGTACGGAGGCGACGGGATACGGCTGTGTCATGTTCACCGCCGAAATGCTCCGCAGCCGCGGCGAGTCCCTCGACGGCCAGCGCATCGCCGTCTCGGGCTCGGGCAACGTCGCGATCTACGCCATCGAGAAGGCCCAGCAGCTCGGTGCCACGGTGGTGACCTGCTCCGACTCCGACGGCTACGTCGTGGACGAGAAGGGCATCGACCTCGCCCTGCTCAAGGAGATCAAGGAGGCCGGCCGCGGCCGCGTCTCCGAGTACGCCGAACGCCGGCCCGAGGCCGTCTTCGTGCCCGGCACCGGCGTCTGGAACGTGCCCTGCGACGTGGCGCTGCCCTGCGCCACGCAGAACGAACTCCACGAGGCCGACGCGCTGGCCCTCGTACGCAACGGCGTGAAGGCGGTCGCCGAGGGCGCCAACATGCCCACCACCCCCGAGGCCGTCCGCGTGTTCCAGGAGGCCGGCGTGGCCTTCGCGCCCGGCAAGGCGGCCAACGCGGGCGGCGTGGCCACCAGCGCCCTGGAGATGCAGCAGAACGCCTCGCGCGACTCCTGGACCTTCGCCCACACGGAGGAGCGGCTCGCGGAGATCATGCGCCACATCCACGACTCCTGCTACGCCACGGCGGAGCGTTACGGCAGCCCCGGCAACTACGTGGTCG